One window from the genome of Desulforamulus ruminis DSM 2154 encodes:
- a CDS encoding adenine phosphoribosyltransferase encodes MDFAAKIRLIKDFPRPGINFRDITTLLQDREAFPKAVDAMAGLCRGIEVDLIACPESRGFILGAPLAYAMGKGLVLFRKPGKLPGKTLQYCYQLEYGSDALEVHQDAILPGQKVLLVDDVLATGGTMAAAVELVKQSGGQVAGILFLMELLGLGGRDKLGNHPVLTLIKCDA; translated from the coding sequence ATGGATTTTGCCGCCAAGATACGTTTGATCAAGGATTTTCCCCGGCCCGGGATTAATTTCCGGGATATCACCACCCTGCTGCAGGACCGGGAGGCTTTTCCCAAGGCGGTAGATGCCATGGCCGGCCTTTGCCGGGGGATCGAAGTGGATTTAATTGCCTGCCCTGAGTCCAGAGGTTTTATCCTGGGGGCGCCTCTGGCCTATGCCATGGGCAAGGGACTGGTTTTATTTAGAAAGCCGGGAAAATTACCTGGGAAGACTCTGCAGTATTGCTACCAGTTAGAGTACGGCAGTGATGCTTTGGAGGTTCACCAGGACGCCATTTTGCCGGGACAAAAAGTACTGCTGGTGGATGATGTGCTGGCCACCGGCGGGACCATGGCGGCGGCGGTTGAACTGGTGAAGCAGTCCGGAGGCCAAGTGGCGGGAATCCTGTTTCTCATGGAACTGCTGGGCCTGGGTGGTCGCGATAAGCTGGGGAACCATCCGGTGCTTACTTTAATAAAATGTGATGCCTGA
- a CDS encoding MBL fold metallo-hydrolase produces the protein MLIETLPVGNLEANCYIIGCPETRQAAVVDPGDEAGRILERLKKLGLQVTAIVLTHGHADHIGAVGEVKEATGAPVMIHSQDREMLTNPTRNLSAWLGGQLAFKAADRLLEDGDRIPVGNLQLKVLHTPGHTPGGICLQADGHVFTGDTLFAQSVGRSDFPGGNQKTLIQSIHTKLLVLPETTVVYPGHGPSSTIGQEKKHNPFL, from the coding sequence TTGCTTATTGAAACCTTGCCTGTGGGCAACCTGGAAGCCAATTGTTACATCATCGGCTGTCCGGAAACCCGCCAGGCGGCGGTGGTAGACCCGGGGGATGAAGCCGGGCGGATATTGGAACGCTTGAAAAAATTGGGTTTGCAGGTGACGGCCATTGTGCTGACCCATGGCCATGCGGATCATATCGGGGCAGTGGGAGAAGTTAAGGAGGCCACCGGGGCGCCGGTGATGATCCACAGCCAGGACCGGGAGATGCTGACCAATCCCACACGCAATTTATCCGCCTGGCTGGGCGGTCAGTTGGCCTTTAAAGCCGCCGACAGGCTGCTGGAGGATGGAGACCGGATTCCGGTAGGAAACCTGCAATTAAAGGTCCTGCATACCCCCGGCCATACCCCCGGCGGTATCTGCCTGCAGGCCGACGGTCATGTGTTTACCGGCGACACGCTCTTTGCCCAATCTGTGGGCCGCAGCGATTTTCCCGGAGGCAATCAGAAAACGCTGATTCAGTCCATCCATACCAAGCTGCTGGTGCTGCCGGAAACCACGGTGGTTTATCCCGGACATGGCCCTTCCAGCACCATCGGCCAGGAGAAAAAGCACAATCCTTTCCTATAA
- the nuoB gene encoding NADH-quinone oxidoreductase subunit NuoB, with translation MLKLIEGYLKTKIVTEDIHTRDNLSLTRGLPVIDQNRCRPGCQLCAAACPTGAMVEKQVAAKACIYCHRCRNACPAGAIATTSPPLISGAPELLQETLRERIKKICRKSLHIRYVDTGSCNGCDFEINSLTNPFYDIQQYGIDFVPSPRHADMLIVTGVVTRNMEIALKKTYEACPKPTLVVAVGACACGGGMFKDAYAAGGGVDQHLPVDVYIPGCPPTPALILEGILKAVNRI, from the coding sequence ATGCTAAAGCTTATCGAAGGTTATCTCAAAACAAAAATTGTGACCGAGGACATCCATACCCGGGACAACCTCTCTTTAACCAGGGGACTGCCGGTGATTGATCAAAATCGCTGTCGACCCGGCTGCCAATTGTGTGCAGCCGCCTGCCCCACCGGAGCAATGGTGGAAAAGCAGGTGGCAGCCAAGGCCTGTATTTACTGCCACCGCTGCCGGAATGCCTGTCCGGCGGGCGCCATTGCAACCACCAGCCCGCCGCTGATTTCCGGGGCACCGGAGTTATTGCAGGAAACCCTGCGGGAGCGGATTAAAAAAATATGCAGAAAATCCCTGCATATCCGTTATGTGGACACGGGTTCCTGCAATGGTTGCGATTTTGAAATCAACTCCTTAACCAATCCTTTTTATGATATTCAGCAATACGGCATTGATTTTGTGCCCTCGCCCCGCCATGCGGATATGCTCATCGTAACCGGCGTGGTCACCCGCAATATGGAGATTGCCTTGAAAAAGACCTATGAAGCCTGCCCCAAACCCACCCTGGTGGTGGCCGTGGGAGCCTGCGCCTGCGGTGGGGGCATGTTTAAGGATGCTTATGCCGCCGGAGGGGGTGTTGACCAACATCTGCCTGTGGATGTTTATATTCCGGGCTGTCCGCCCACCCCGGCCTTAATTTTGGAGGGCATTTTAAAGGCGGTTAACCGGATTTAG
- a CDS encoding NADH-quinone oxidoreductase subunit C, with protein sequence MSSDVLWREIQKHPELDVTQVSSLGGAKTWKLGVPLEKLPEITGSLKEMGARLLTLSAIDERELNRHFALCSAFALPLENTLVEIRVLLDGANPRYPSVTMDFPSAHWLEREVKDMFGIVPEGHPDLRRVAVHPDWPGDLFPLRKDFISGTKVPRVPGKMEFCPVEGEGLYQAPVGPVHAGIIEPGHFRFFTFGEDVINLQAQLFYTHRGIEKTAEGMHFLDAALVAERICGVCSASHAASYAQAIESLADVAVPGRARFIRSILLEMERLYNHVGDIGNVCAGIGFSYAISRGALLKEQLMRMNLRLTGHRYLRGTILPGGVTGELKDLPVIMKELERLQMDLKELTTIMLSSQSLLDRMHTTGILTRETAATLGAVGPAARASSIDCDLRRDLPYAAYNQLSFQIPLQTGGDVLCRLKQRIDECEQSFSILKQSFKHLAREEGPLCVEVPYLPPYQTAVGYSESARGANVHLVVSGPDNTLFRYMVRSASHCNWPVVPLCVPGNIIPDFPLINKSFELCYACLDR encoded by the coding sequence ATGTCTAGTGACGTCTTATGGAGGGAAATTCAAAAACATCCTGAACTGGACGTGACCCAAGTAAGTTCTTTGGGCGGGGCAAAAACCTGGAAGCTGGGCGTTCCGCTGGAAAAGCTCCCTGAAATAACCGGCAGTTTAAAGGAAATGGGCGCTCGCCTGCTCACTTTATCGGCCATTGATGAGCGAGAGCTAAACCGGCATTTTGCCCTGTGTTCGGCCTTTGCCCTGCCTTTAGAAAACACCCTGGTTGAAATCCGGGTGCTGTTGGACGGCGCAAACCCCCGTTACCCCTCCGTTACCATGGACTTCCCTTCCGCTCACTGGCTGGAAAGGGAAGTCAAGGATATGTTCGGAATCGTCCCGGAGGGGCATCCGGATCTGCGCCGGGTTGCTGTTCATCCCGACTGGCCCGGAGACCTTTTCCCCTTGCGAAAAGATTTTATCAGCGGAACCAAGGTACCAAGGGTGCCGGGAAAAATGGAGTTTTGCCCCGTGGAGGGGGAAGGGCTTTACCAGGCTCCGGTGGGCCCCGTCCATGCAGGAATTATTGAGCCGGGGCATTTCCGGTTCTTCACCTTCGGTGAAGACGTAATTAATTTACAGGCCCAATTATTTTATACTCACCGGGGGATTGAGAAAACAGCGGAAGGCATGCATTTTCTGGACGCCGCCCTGGTGGCTGAAAGAATCTGCGGCGTTTGCTCCGCCTCCCACGCCGCTTCCTACGCCCAGGCCATTGAATCCCTGGCGGACGTAGCGGTCCCCGGGAGGGCCCGGTTTATCCGTAGCATTTTATTGGAAATGGAGCGCCTGTACAACCATGTGGGCGACATTGGAAACGTATGCGCGGGAATCGGATTTTCCTATGCCATCAGCCGGGGCGCCCTGCTAAAGGAACAGTTGATGAGAATGAACCTGCGCCTGACAGGTCACCGTTATTTAAGGGGAACCATCCTTCCCGGAGGGGTTACTGGGGAGCTGAAGGATTTACCGGTCATCATGAAGGAACTGGAGCGCCTGCAAATGGATTTAAAAGAATTGACCACCATTATGCTCTCCTCCCAGTCCCTGCTGGACCGTATGCACACCACCGGCATTCTCACCCGGGAAACCGCTGCCACGCTGGGCGCGGTGGGACCGGCGGCCCGGGCCTCCTCCATCGACTGTGACCTGCGCCGGGATCTGCCCTATGCGGCTTATAACCAACTGAGCTTCCAGATACCGCTGCAAACAGGCGGGGATGTGCTTTGCCGTTTGAAACAACGTATTGACGAATGTGAGCAGTCTTTTAGCATTTTAAAACAGTCCTTTAAACATCTGGCCCGGGAAGAAGGTCCCCTGTGCGTGGAAGTCCCTTATCTGCCTCCTTACCAGACCGCCGTAGGCTACAGTGAATCGGCCAGAGGAGCCAACGTCCATCTGGTTGTAAGCGGCCCGGACAACACCCTCTTCCGTTATATGGTGCGCTCCGCTTCTCACTGCAACTGGCCCGTCGTTCCTCTTTGCGTTCCCGGCAACATTATTCCCGACTTTCCTTTAATTAACAAAAGCTTTGAATTATGTTACGCCTGCCTGGACCGGTAG
- a CDS encoding RelA/SpoT family protein, whose amino-acid sequence MSSLFELEQKVLVYNPSADIAFLRKAYNFAENAHRGQKRISGEDYIVHPLAISIILAELQLDLQTVAAGLLHDVVEDTGITLTDIESNFGPEVANMVDGVTKLGKLQFQNKEERQAENLRKMFLAMAKDIRVILIKLADRLHNLRTLQFQSERKQKEVAEETLMFFAPLAHRLGIYKIKWELEDLSFRYKEPEQYQRMKVQIAKSRVKREEHIQEVIKELGEKLAAVNIKTEIQGRPKNLYSIYQKMMEQQKELKDIFDVQAVRVLVSTVKDCYGALGIAHTLWKPIPGRFKDYIAMPKSNMYQSLHTTVIGPQGEPVEIQIRTWEMHKVAEYGIAAHWRYKEGGRGEGDFDKKLAWLRQMMDFQHDARDAQEFMENLKIDLFSHSVFVFTPKGDVMELPAGTTPIDFAYRIHTDVGHRTVGAKINGRIVPLDYKLKNGNIIEIITSKASNGPSRDWLNIVKTSQAKNRIRQWFKKERRDENIARGRDALEREARKQGLELELVRGEKFQEYAKRVNQSSVEDLYATIGDGQMIPSQIIAKLREEYRAEKERRPLAEEMMKKAEAKAAEWGKPTQGIRVKGIDNLLIRLPHCCNPVPGDPIVGYITRGRGVSIHRGDCVNIQPIQREEPERVVEVAWDKDFQSPFQVKLEITGLDRAGFLNDVLNVLLDLKINASWVNARSRKDQMSLVELALQVRNTEQLEYLMNKIKKVKDVYGVRRVSTG is encoded by the coding sequence ATGTCTTCTTTGTTTGAGCTTGAACAAAAAGTCTTAGTTTACAACCCGTCGGCGGACATTGCTTTCCTCCGCAAGGCGTATAATTTTGCAGAAAATGCCCACCGGGGGCAAAAACGCATTTCCGGCGAGGACTACATTGTTCATCCCCTGGCCATTTCCATCATTCTGGCGGAACTGCAGTTGGATCTGCAGACGGTGGCGGCGGGCTTGCTTCATGATGTGGTGGAAGATACGGGAATTACCCTGACGGATATTGAAAGCAACTTTGGCCCGGAGGTTGCCAATATGGTGGATGGGGTCACCAAGCTGGGCAAACTGCAATTCCAGAACAAGGAAGAGCGGCAGGCGGAAAATCTGCGCAAAATGTTTCTGGCCATGGCCAAAGATATCCGGGTGATCTTAATCAAGCTGGCGGATCGCCTGCATAACCTCAGAACGCTGCAGTTCCAGTCCGAACGCAAGCAAAAGGAAGTGGCTGAGGAAACCTTAATGTTTTTTGCTCCTCTGGCCCACCGGCTGGGGATTTATAAAATTAAGTGGGAGCTGGAGGATCTCTCCTTCCGTTATAAGGAACCGGAACAATACCAGCGGATGAAAGTGCAGATTGCCAAATCCAGGGTGAAGCGGGAAGAACATATTCAAGAGGTTATTAAGGAACTGGGGGAAAAGCTGGCGGCTGTCAACATTAAAACAGAAATTCAAGGCAGGCCCAAGAACCTTTATTCCATCTATCAAAAGATGATGGAGCAGCAAAAGGAACTAAAAGATATCTTTGACGTGCAGGCTGTACGGGTACTGGTTTCCACGGTCAAGGACTGCTACGGGGCCCTGGGAATTGCCCATACCCTGTGGAAGCCCATTCCCGGCCGCTTTAAAGATTATATTGCCATGCCCAAGTCCAATATGTACCAGTCCCTGCATACCACCGTCATTGGGCCCCAGGGTGAACCGGTGGAAATACAAATTCGCACCTGGGAAATGCACAAGGTTGCCGAATATGGCATTGCCGCCCACTGGCGCTATAAAGAAGGGGGCCGGGGGGAAGGCGATTTCGATAAAAAACTGGCCTGGCTCCGGCAGATGATGGATTTTCAGCATGATGCCCGGGATGCCCAGGAATTTATGGAAAATTTAAAGATTGATTTATTTTCCCATTCGGTCTTTGTCTTTACTCCCAAGGGCGATGTGATGGAGCTTCCCGCCGGGACAACACCCATTGATTTTGCCTACCGCATTCACACCGATGTAGGCCACCGTACGGTGGGAGCCAAAATAAACGGGCGCATTGTCCCCCTGGACTACAAGCTGAAAAACGGAAACATTATTGAAATTATTACTTCCAAAGCCAGCAATGGTCCCAGCCGGGATTGGCTGAACATTGTCAAGACCTCCCAGGCCAAAAACCGTATCCGGCAGTGGTTTAAAAAAGAAAGACGGGATGAGAATATTGCCCGGGGCCGGGATGCACTGGAGCGGGAAGCCCGCAAACAGGGCCTGGAGCTGGAACTGGTCCGAGGTGAGAAGTTTCAGGAATACGCCAAGCGGGTTAACCAGTCTTCGGTAGAGGATTTATACGCCACCATCGGGGACGGGCAGATGATCCCCAGCCAGATTATAGCAAAGCTCAGGGAGGAATACCGGGCGGAAAAAGAGCGGCGGCCCCTGGCTGAAGAAATGATGAAAAAGGCCGAGGCCAAGGCGGCGGAATGGGGCAAACCCACCCAGGGAATCCGGGTTAAGGGCATCGACAACCTGCTGATCCGGCTGCCTCACTGCTGCAACCCCGTGCCGGGAGATCCCATTGTGGGTTACATTACCCGGGGCCGGGGCGTTTCCATCCACCGGGGGGACTGCGTTAATATTCAACCCATCCAGCGGGAAGAACCCGAAAGGGTGGTGGAAGTTGCCTGGGATAAGGATTTCCAGTCTCCCTTCCAGGTGAAACTGGAGATCACCGGCCTGGACCGGGCCGGTTTTCTGAACGACGTGTTAAATGTGCTGCTGGATTTAAAAATCAATGCCAGTTGGGTTAATGCGCGCAGCAGGAAGGACCAGATGTCCCTGGTGGAATTGGCCCTGCAGGTTCGCAATACCGAGCAGTTGGAATATTTAATGAATAAAATTAAGAAGGTAAAGGATGTATACGGGGTGCGCAGAGTGTCCACCGGGTAG
- a CDS encoding respiratory chain complex I subunit 1 family protein, with translation MANQLFITGSQIILLLLLAPLVQGFIKKTKALLQCRRGPGVLQPYYDLMKYFSREPVVSENTSWLTQAAPYICLTAYLVAGSLIPFWTHDSPAVGDLIAFIYLFALARFFLALAGLEPASAFGGMGSSREMMITTLVEPILVTGLFALALTAGTTDLKGIMGAGHNPAGLLSFIGLMVVIIAETGRIPVDNPDTHLELTMVHEAMLLEYAGRQVGLLHLAAMIKQTVLLTLLVHLFLPQPAGLPLGLSLGLMAGKVLLLGLVLSVIESSLAKMRLFKLPELMAGGAAFCLLAVLSNCLL, from the coding sequence ATGGCAAATCAACTTTTTATAACCGGCAGTCAAATCATCCTTCTGCTTTTATTGGCCCCCCTGGTTCAGGGATTCATTAAAAAGACCAAGGCGCTCTTGCAGTGCCGCCGGGGTCCGGGCGTGCTGCAGCCCTATTACGATCTTATGAAATATTTCAGCCGGGAGCCGGTGGTCTCGGAAAATACCTCCTGGCTGACGCAGGCGGCTCCCTATATCTGTCTCACCGCCTATCTGGTGGCCGGCAGCTTAATTCCTTTCTGGACGCATGACAGCCCTGCCGTGGGGGATTTAATCGCTTTTATCTATTTGTTTGCCCTGGCCAGATTTTTTCTGGCACTGGCAGGTCTGGAACCGGCCAGCGCTTTTGGGGGTATGGGTTCCAGCCGTGAAATGATGATTACCACGCTGGTGGAACCGATACTGGTAACCGGCTTGTTTGCTCTGGCCCTGACGGCCGGAACAACAGACTTAAAAGGAATTATGGGGGCCGGACATAATCCTGCCGGCCTGCTGTCTTTTATCGGGCTCATGGTTGTCATTATCGCGGAAACCGGCCGCATTCCCGTTGACAACCCGGATACCCACCTGGAGTTAACCATGGTGCATGAGGCCATGCTGCTGGAGTATGCCGGCAGGCAGGTGGGCCTGCTGCACCTGGCGGCCATGATTAAACAAACGGTTCTCCTAACGCTGCTGGTGCATTTATTTTTACCTCAGCCCGCAGGCCTGCCCCTAGGGTTGTCCCTGGGTCTTATGGCAGGCAAGGTCCTTCTTTTAGGCTTGGTGCTGTCGGTGATTGAAAGTTCCCTGGCCAAGATGAGGCTGTTTAAACTTCCCGAACTGATGGCCGGCGGAGCCGCTTTTTGCCTGCTGGCTGTATTAAGTAATTGTCTATTATAG
- a CDS encoding lipoate--protein ligase, whose translation MLYIRNQSLDPHYNLALEEYALKNLDPQESYILLWQNAPSVIIGRFQNTLEEINPEYIKEQGIHVVRRMTGGGAVYHDLGNLNFSFIEKSQDGKINFRKFTEPVIKALAKMGVTAEDNGRNDITIDGKKFSGNAQYHFKGKTLHHGTLLYNAKLEDVQAALRVRADKMASKGVKSVRSRVTNIAEYLPRKISLEEFRQQLLEDLFQGGPVQEYKLSPVDEQKIRQLMEEKYLTWEWNYGRSPAFNVVKKGRFAWGGIEMHLNVEKGLIQDCKIYGDFFSNQEMDSLEKQFCGVKFKAEDLAVLLNQVELSQYFGPVSREEFLELLTP comes from the coding sequence ATGCTGTATATTCGCAACCAATCGCTGGACCCCCATTATAATCTGGCCCTGGAGGAGTATGCTTTAAAAAACCTGGACCCCCAAGAAAGTTATATTCTGCTTTGGCAGAACGCCCCCTCGGTTATTATCGGAAGATTTCAGAATACCCTGGAGGAAATTAATCCGGAATATATCAAGGAGCAGGGGATTCATGTGGTGCGGAGAATGACCGGGGGCGGGGCGGTGTATCACGACCTGGGCAATCTGAATTTCAGTTTTATTGAAAAAAGCCAGGACGGTAAGATTAACTTCCGCAAATTTACCGAACCGGTGATCAAAGCCCTGGCCAAAATGGGCGTCACCGCAGAAGATAATGGCCGCAATGATATTACCATTGACGGGAAAAAATTCTCGGGAAATGCCCAATATCATTTTAAAGGCAAAACCCTGCACCACGGTACTCTTTTATATAACGCCAAACTGGAAGATGTGCAGGCGGCCCTCCGGGTCCGGGCGGATAAAATGGCCTCCAAGGGGGTTAAATCCGTGCGCAGCAGGGTGACCAATATTGCGGAGTATCTTCCCCGGAAGATCTCCCTGGAGGAGTTTCGTCAACAGTTGTTAGAGGATCTTTTCCAGGGGGGGCCGGTACAGGAATATAAGCTTTCCCCGGTGGATGAGCAAAAAATACGGCAATTGATGGAAGAAAAATATTTAACCTGGGAATGGAATTACGGTCGTTCCCCGGCTTTTAACGTAGTTAAAAAGGGCCGCTTTGCCTGGGGCGGCATCGAAATGCACCTGAATGTTGAAAAAGGGTTGATTCAGGATTGCAAGATTTATGGCGATTTTTTCAGCAACCAGGAGATGGATTCATTGGAGAAGCAATTTTGCGGGGTGAAATTTAAAGCGGAAGATTTAGCCGTTCTTTTAAATCAGGTGGAGCTCTCCCAATACTTTGGACCGGTTTCCCGGGAGGAATTCCTGGAACTCCTGACCCCTTAA
- a CDS encoding hydrogenase 4 subunit F, protein MLYLLLSIPFFTGVLCWLSLPLKWLERINVLGAALTGALAFYAALGVFREQSLAHAGSLLVIDELSAVLVFIIGMVGTLCCLYSVQYLRTDLKNGELTENKIGRFFGLLHFFIATMYLSVLADNLGLMWVAIEGTTIVSALLVAFYGHKAALEAAWKYIIICTVGIAFAMLGIILTFYAAREILGSGDISLSWRSLYPVAASLDPSVMKLAFIFVLVGYGTKAGLFPLHTWLPDAHSQAPSPVSALLSGVLLNCAIYAIVRFHLLTSLSAGSGFSGHLLMIFGLISMAAAVPFILVQKDIKRLLAYSSVEHVGIIVLGLGLGGVLGYTGAILHLINHALAKSALFLTAGTLTQKYNSKLIARIQGIGQLLPITGTLFMASLLAIGGAPPFGLFFSELTVATRGFHSAGVLLGFLFLMVIAIVFAGLVYFGGKMYFSDTPSRFFKGESLTASHLLILLPIGLLIFQGIYMPQTVQELIDQVVQFITVGGGVANV, encoded by the coding sequence ATGCTGTATCTTTTATTATCCATACCCTTTTTTACCGGCGTTTTATGCTGGCTCTCCCTGCCGCTGAAGTGGCTGGAAAGGATCAATGTCCTCGGTGCTGCCCTGACCGGAGCCCTGGCTTTTTATGCCGCCCTGGGGGTCTTCCGGGAGCAGTCCTTGGCCCATGCCGGTTCCTTACTGGTCATTGATGAACTTTCGGCGGTGCTGGTTTTTATTATTGGTATGGTGGGAACCCTCTGCTGCCTATATTCCGTCCAGTATCTCCGGACCGATTTAAAGAACGGGGAATTGACCGAGAATAAAATCGGAAGATTTTTTGGACTACTTCACTTTTTTATCGCCACCATGTATCTCTCGGTACTGGCGGATAATTTGGGGCTGATGTGGGTAGCCATCGAAGGAACCACCATTGTCTCCGCCCTTTTGGTAGCTTTTTACGGTCATAAAGCCGCCCTGGAGGCAGCCTGGAAATACATCATCATTTGTACTGTGGGCATTGCCTTTGCCATGCTGGGAATTATTTTAACTTTTTATGCCGCCCGGGAAATATTGGGCTCCGGTGATATCAGCCTGAGCTGGCGTTCCCTCTACCCTGTGGCTGCCAGTCTGGATCCATCGGTGATGAAGTTAGCCTTTATTTTTGTTTTGGTGGGTTATGGCACCAAAGCCGGCCTTTTTCCTCTCCATACCTGGCTGCCAGACGCCCATAGCCAGGCCCCCTCTCCGGTCAGCGCTTTGTTATCGGGGGTTTTGCTGAATTGCGCTATTTATGCCATTGTCCGTTTTCATCTGCTGACTTCCCTGTCCGCAGGCAGCGGTTTTTCCGGCCACCTGTTAATGATTTTCGGCCTGATCTCTATGGCCGCAGCGGTCCCTTTTATTTTGGTCCAAAAAGACATTAAACGGTTACTGGCTTATTCCAGTGTAGAACATGTGGGCATTATTGTCTTGGGTCTAGGTCTGGGAGGCGTCCTGGGCTACACCGGGGCCATCCTGCACCTGATAAACCATGCTCTGGCCAAATCCGCTTTATTTTTAACCGCCGGAACCTTAACCCAAAAATATAACAGCAAGCTGATTGCCCGCATTCAGGGCATCGGCCAATTACTGCCCATTACAGGCACCTTGTTTATGGCTAGTTTGCTGGCCATTGGCGGGGCTCCCCCCTTTGGCTTATTCTTCAGTGAGTTGACCGTGGCCACCCGGGGATTCCATTCCGCGGGAGTGCTGCTCGGCTTTTTGTTTTTAATGGTCATTGCCATTGTCTTTGCCGGACTGGTGTATTTTGGCGGCAAAATGTATTTCAGCGACACTCCCAGCCGGTTTTTCAAGGGAGAATCCCTTACCGCCAGTCATCTATTAATTTTGCTGCCCATCGGGCTGCTTATCTTTCAAGGGATCTATATGCCCCAGACGGTACAAGAGCTCATTGATCAAGTGGTTCAATTTATAACTGTTGGAGGTGGTGTAGCCAATGTCTAG
- the dtd gene encoding D-aminoacyl-tRNA deacylase: MRAVVQRVRRGSVTVGEEVVGKIGPGLVVLLGVGRGDTVEDARYLADKIGQLRIFDDDRGKMNRSLQEVGGEVLAVSQFTLFGDCRKGRRPGYSDAAPPEEARELYETFVQRLVCQGLPVATGRFQEHMLVEIINDGPVTLLLDSTKAF; encoded by the coding sequence TTGCGAGCGGTTGTACAGCGGGTGCGGAGAGGTTCTGTAACCGTGGGAGAAGAAGTGGTAGGCAAAATTGGGCCGGGTCTGGTGGTTTTGCTGGGAGTAGGCAGGGGAGACACGGTGGAGGACGCCCGTTATCTGGCGGATAAGATCGGACAACTGCGTATCTTCGATGATGACCGGGGTAAAATGAACCGGTCCCTCCAGGAGGTTGGAGGGGAAGTACTGGCGGTATCCCAGTTTACCCTGTTCGGCGACTGCCGCAAGGGCAGGCGGCCCGGCTACAGCGACGCCGCACCGCCGGAAGAAGCCCGGGAGCTTTATGAGACTTTTGTGCAGCGCCTGGTCTGTCAGGGATTGCCGGTGGCCACCGGCCGCTTTCAGGAACATATGCTGGTTGAAATAATCAATGACGGTCCGGTAACACTATTGCTGGACAGTACGAAAGCATTTTAA